The Halapricum desulfuricans genome includes a region encoding these proteins:
- a CDS encoding PQQ-binding-like beta-propeller repeat protein — MDNWNRRDVLKSGAALGASSLALTTTTTGVRAAAGEQQWAFETGDMVNSSPTVVDGTVFVGSNDTNLYAVDAATGEQQWAFQTGSNVTSSPTVVDGTVFVGGWDGNLYAVDAATGEQQWAFETGDRVHSSPTVVDGTVFVGGWDGNLYAVDAASGEQQWAFETGEVDSSPTVVDGTVYVGSFDYNLYAVDATTGEQEWAFETGDYVDSSPTVVDGTVFVGSRDGNLYAVDATTGEQEWAFETGSYVDSSPTVVDGTVFVGSSDDLYAVDAASGEQQWEFEMEKRGDSSPTVVDGTVFVGSDNDNPYVDALHAVDASTGEQEWAFETGDWVYSSPTVVDGTVFVGSRDGNLYAVDAGVSGSSEGSRVMLGTLGHHGQSHPGQSISTAEPSQQDTDSGPDGDDETAGGSGFGPGFGVLTALAGLGGGGYLAHQNQTNQHAGEDSE, encoded by the coding sequence ATGGACAACTGGAACCGACGTGACGTGCTGAAGTCTGGGGCAGCACTGGGGGCCAGTAGCCTTGCTCTTACGACGACAACTACTGGCGTGCGGGCTGCGGCTGGCGAGCAACAGTGGGCCTTCGAGACAGGTGATATGGTGAACTCGTCGCCGACGGTGGTGGACGGGACCGTCTTCGTCGGGAGTAACGACACCAACCTCTACGCGGTGGATGCGGCAACGGGCGAGCAACAGTGGGCCTTCCAGACGGGCAGCAACGTGACCTCGTCACCGACGGTGGTGGACGGCACCGTCTTCGTCGGGGGTTGGGACGGCAACCTCTACGCGGTGGATGCGGCCACGGGCGAGCAACAGTGGGCCTTCGAGACGGGCGACCGCGTGCACTCGTCGCCGACGGTGGTGGACGGCACCGTCTTCGTCGGGGGTTGGGACGGCAACCTCTACGCGGTGGATGCGGCAAGCGGTGAGCAACAGTGGGCCTTCGAGACGGGCGAGGTGGACTCGTCGCCGACGGTGGTGGACGGCACTGTCTACGTCGGGAGTTTCGACTACAACCTCTACGCGGTGGATGCGACCACGGGCGAGCAAGAGTGGGCCTTCGAGACGGGTGACTACGTGGACTCGTCGCCGACGGTGGTGGACGGGACCGTCTTCGTCGGGAGTCGAGATGGCAACCTCTACGCGGTGGATGCGACCACGGGCGAGCAAGAGTGGGCCTTCGAGACGGGCAGCTATGTGGACTCGTCGCCGACAGTGGTAGACGGCACTGTCTTCGTCGGGAGTTCCGACGACCTCTACGCGGTGGATGCGGCAAGCGGCGAGCAACAGTGGGAATTCGAGATGGAAAAGAGGGGGGACTCGTCGCCGACAGTGGTAGACGGCACTGTCTTCGTCGGGAGTGACAACGACAACCCCTACGTGGATGCCCTCCACGCGGTGGATGCGAGCACGGGCGAGCAAGAGTGGGCATTCGAGACGGGCGACTGGGTGTACTCGTCGCCGACGGTGGTGGACGGGACCGTCTTCGTTGGGAGTCGAGATGGCAACCTCTACGCGGTGGATGCAGGCGTTTCGGGCTCAAGCGAAGGGTCACGCGTGATGCTCGGAACGCTGGGCCATCACGGTCAGTCTCATCCTGGTCAGTCTATCAGCACTGCCGAGCCATCACAACAAGATACGGATTCAGGACCTGACGGCGACGATGAGACCGCCGGGGGCAGTGGATTCGGTCCCGGCTTCGGTGTCCTCACTGCTCTCGCTGGACTCGGCGGCGGTGGCTATCTGGCCCACCAAAATCAGACCAATCAGCACGCCGGGGAGGATTCGGAATAA
- a CDS encoding AAA domain-containing protein: protein MSLLFEYAVNQFSLADASLHTASEATLSPSGRQIPVRPIATFASHHDELSHPDREWTCIPLHSLDTATPTGEFVAYTDHEVRGEIFIVEQDGDIEPIAADEFGATQLADRIRFWHSDYLPETYPPGYDAPIDDHEDPRHPVANTDLLTEFRDYITNERAATRASHETRARNHSARALYEQGGSAIPELTCRGVDDGEYRFRVTLDPELEDRRDGDWAYFIESEFDIYQDNEVLIHADSEDAPDPFPVPAEVARIRGLTIWLTIKWGSIDDTAMVSAYLEGDHTVGCSELLNPVPFNREFAAIDDLQDDPFREVLVGDRPLTFSNEAAAMSASFDDELNQEQQLAVEYALLADDLFCIHGPPGTGKTRTLVEIIRRAVAAGEDVLVCADSNQALDNLVVGNSTPGNPDAGSLHAYGQHGTAEFTLDRVNAERSAHDIVRTQYHDVTERAEVVAATNSSAATLAREFTLLVLDEATQATCTASCIPLARVDRAVLAGDHRQLPPFSATEDPPVSSYGLSLFEHVYADGGVYEGVGLQLKTQYRMHPDIAYFSNRQFYDRSLRTGRVVKPLEDKPAIEGYDIGGTVDVIDHSRANEAEAHLVVHLVQDILKAVPPEEVGVITPYAAHAWLLRDLLNEQINCANAITVDTIDSFQGSEKTAVVISLVRSNAEGDIGFLGRPDDGPRRLNVALTRAKRYCAVVGDFHTLRYDTDGKCTGLYRDFRNFFESTGRLNDVDPAFL from the coding sequence ATGTCTCTGCTGTTTGAGTATGCCGTCAACCAGTTCTCTCTCGCTGATGCTTCGCTCCACACTGCCTCTGAGGCGACCCTTTCACCATCCGGCAGGCAAATCCCTGTTCGTCCGATCGCTACGTTCGCCAGCCACCACGACGAGCTCAGCCATCCTGACCGCGAGTGGACGTGTATTCCGTTACACAGCCTCGACACGGCGACGCCGACCGGAGAGTTCGTCGCCTATACTGACCACGAAGTGCGTGGTGAGATTTTCATTGTCGAACAGGACGGCGATATTGAACCAATTGCTGCTGACGAATTTGGCGCCACTCAACTCGCTGATCGGATCCGATTCTGGCACTCCGATTATCTTCCGGAGACATACCCACCAGGCTACGACGCGCCGATTGACGATCACGAGGATCCTCGACATCCCGTGGCAAATACCGACTTGCTCACAGAGTTCCGAGATTACATCACCAACGAGCGTGCGGCAACGCGGGCAAGTCATGAGACGCGGGCCCGCAACCACTCAGCACGAGCGCTGTACGAACAAGGTGGATCCGCCATCCCCGAACTGACCTGCCGTGGCGTCGACGATGGGGAATACCGCTTCCGAGTTACGCTTGATCCGGAACTAGAAGACCGTCGCGACGGTGACTGGGCATACTTTATCGAGAGCGAGTTCGATATCTACCAGGATAACGAGGTCCTGATCCATGCCGACAGCGAGGACGCTCCTGATCCTTTCCCGGTCCCTGCAGAGGTTGCACGCATCCGCGGCCTGACCATCTGGCTGACTATCAAGTGGGGAAGCATCGACGACACGGCGATGGTAAGCGCGTATCTGGAGGGCGACCACACAGTCGGGTGTTCAGAGCTCCTGAATCCAGTCCCGTTTAACCGCGAGTTCGCGGCCATCGACGACCTACAAGACGATCCGTTTCGTGAGGTCCTCGTCGGCGATCGTCCACTCACGTTCTCGAATGAAGCCGCCGCAATGAGCGCGTCCTTTGACGACGAATTGAACCAAGAGCAACAACTGGCTGTCGAATACGCCCTCCTCGCCGATGACCTGTTCTGTATTCACGGCCCCCCAGGGACGGGCAAGACCCGAACGCTCGTCGAGATTATCCGTCGGGCCGTTGCCGCCGGCGAAGATGTTCTTGTCTGTGCAGATTCCAACCAAGCGCTGGACAACCTGGTTGTCGGCAACTCAACGCCAGGTAACCCCGACGCTGGCTCACTTCACGCTTATGGCCAGCACGGCACTGCTGAGTTCACGCTTGACCGTGTGAACGCCGAACGGTCAGCACACGACATCGTCCGGACGCAGTACCACGATGTCACCGAAAGAGCCGAGGTCGTCGCCGCGACCAACAGCAGTGCCGCCACGCTCGCCCGCGAGTTCACCCTCCTGGTCCTCGACGAAGCGACGCAGGCAACCTGTACCGCCTCGTGTATTCCACTTGCCCGTGTCGACCGGGCTGTCCTTGCGGGTGATCACCGGCAACTCCCACCGTTCAGTGCGACGGAAGATCCGCCCGTCTCAAGCTATGGACTCTCGCTGTTCGAGCATGTCTACGCTGACGGTGGCGTCTACGAGGGAGTGGGTCTCCAACTGAAAACGCAATATCGGATGCACCCCGATATCGCCTACTTTTCCAATCGCCAGTTCTACGACAGGTCTCTCCGCACTGGCCGAGTCGTCAAGCCACTTGAGGACAAGCCAGCAATCGAAGGGTATGACATCGGTGGCACGGTCGACGTAATCGACCATTCCCGGGCTAACGAAGCCGAGGCGCACCTTGTCGTCCACCTTGTCCAAGACATTCTCAAGGCTGTTCCGCCCGAGGAAGTCGGCGTTATTACGCCGTACGCGGCGCACGCTTGGTTGCTCCGTGACCTCCTCAACGAGCAGATCAACTGCGCCAACGCGATCACGGTCGACACTATCGATTCCTTCCAGGGAAGCGAGAAGACCGCAGTCGTCATCTCGCTGGTTCGGAGCAACGCCGAAGGGGACATCGGCTTCCTCGGCCGGCCCGATGATGGGCCGCGCCGGCTTAACGTTGCACTCACCCGGGCCAAGCGGTACTGTGCGGTCGTCGGCGACTTCCACACACTCCGATACGATACTGACGGGAAGTGTACAGGTCTCTACCGCGACTTCCGAAATTTCTTCGAGTCGACCGGCCGTCTCAACGATGTCGACCCGGCGTTTCTGTGA